The genomic interval CATCACTTCGACAAGGTCGCTGCGGCGCTGTCGTCGTCATTCGATGTGATCCGCCTGGACCTGCCGGGCTTCGGGCTCACCGGCCCTCGTCGTGATCGCGACTACCGCATTCGCACCTACGTGGACACGGTGGCGGGTTTTCTGGACTCGCTGGACGTCGCGAAAGTCTCGCTGGTGGGCAATTCCCTCGGCGGCAACATCGCCTGGAACTTCGCGTTGGATCATCCACGGCGGGTGCAGCGACTGGTGCTGGTCAACGCCACCGGGTATCCGGGCAAGTCGTTACCGCTGGGTTTGCGGCTGGCGCGGAACCCGGTGACCAGAGTGCTGATGCGTCATTTGGTCACCCGTTCGGCCACCGCGCGGAATCTGCGCTCCACCGTCGGTGCGGGTGTCGCCTCGATCGTCGATGACGCCATGGTCGACCGGGTGTATGCGATGTTGACGCGCGAGGGCAACCAACAAGCATTCATCGACTTCGCCAACACCGAGCAGGCCGACCGGACCGCGGAGATC from Nocardia wallacei carries:
- a CDS encoding alpha/beta fold hydrolase; protein product: MRGPRAADDYIDADSRFTTVDGANIHYKRAGAGPPVLLLHGSGSSLHHFDKVAAALSSSFDVIRLDLPGFGLTGPRRDRDYRIRTYVDTVAGFLDSLDVAKVSLVGNSLGGNIAWNFALDHPRRVQRLVLVNATGYPGKSLPLGLRLARNPVTRVLMRHLVTRSATARNLRSTVGAGVASIVDDAMVDRVYAMLTREGNQQAFIDFANTEQADRTAEITQIAVPTLVLRSGGMDAQHFARDIPGSQEAVYDGGGHLLPEEAPGWVADQVRQFLSTRLDGGHAGQKERS